Proteins encoded by one window of Burkholderia plantarii:
- a CDS encoding LacI family DNA-binding transcriptional regulator has translation MSTIQDVARHAGVSVSTVSNVLNGRVDQMREETLARVRAAMDALDYRPSKLARQLKTGQTPLVGLLVPSIANPMYGYIAREVETLAQERYGHRVLIGNTYRDPVKEASFFDDLLSQGVRRVIVISSLADERHLETAAERGMVVVSYDRRATGGGHTRIGHVTPDNFGAARLATRHLIAHGHTRLAYATLAGMTMSRRDKIDGFLAAASEAGLAAGARVLDSGTVDEYGDAMIAENGRALARRLAAEPAATRPGGVVAVNDLMALGLMAGLREAGLAVPGDVSVVGMDGHFLAAISNPALTTVQLPVPAMAAAMVERVMRRDDAPAAAEPTLFTDISLVERESVAPPGAPRPTRKKT, from the coding sequence ATGAGCACCATTCAGGATGTCGCGCGCCACGCCGGCGTGTCGGTCAGCACGGTATCGAACGTCCTCAACGGCCGCGTCGACCAGATGCGCGAGGAAACCCTCGCGCGCGTGCGCGCCGCGATGGACGCGCTCGACTATCGCCCGAGCAAGCTGGCGCGGCAGCTGAAAACCGGCCAGACGCCGCTGGTCGGGCTGCTGGTGCCGTCGATCGCCAACCCGATGTACGGCTACATCGCGCGCGAGGTGGAAACCCTCGCGCAGGAGCGCTACGGCCACCGCGTGCTGATCGGCAACACCTACCGCGACCCGGTGAAGGAGGCGTCGTTCTTCGACGACCTGCTCTCGCAGGGCGTGCGCCGCGTGATCGTGATCTCGTCGCTGGCCGACGAGCGTCATCTGGAGACCGCCGCCGAACGCGGCATGGTGGTGGTCAGCTACGACCGGCGCGCCACCGGTGGCGGCCACACGCGCATCGGCCACGTCACGCCCGACAACTTCGGCGCCGCGCGCCTCGCCACGCGCCACCTGATCGCGCACGGCCATACGCGGCTCGCCTACGCCACGCTGGCCGGCATGACGATGAGCCGGCGCGACAAGATCGACGGCTTCCTCGCCGCCGCCAGCGAGGCCGGGCTCGCGGCCGGCGCGCGCGTGCTCGACAGCGGCACCGTCGACGAATACGGCGACGCGATGATCGCCGAGAACGGCCGCGCGCTGGCCCGGCGGCTCGCGGCCGAGCCCGCCGCGACGCGGCCTGGCGGCGTGGTGGCCGTCAACGACCTGATGGCGCTCGGCCTGATGGCCGGGCTGCGCGAGGCGGGCCTCGCGGTGCCCGGCGACGTCTCGGTCGTCGGCATGGACGGCCACTTCCTCGCCGCCATCTCGAACCCGGCGCTGACCACCGTGCAGCTGCCGGTGCCGGCCATGGCCGCCGCGATGGTCGAGCGCGTGATGCGCCGGGACGATGCCCCCGCCGCGGCCGAGCCCACGCTGTTCACGGACATCTCGCTCGTCGAGCGCGAATCGGTCGCGCCGCCGGGAGCCCCCCGGCCAACCAGGAAAAAGACATGA
- a CDS encoding TcfC E-set like domain-containing protein, with protein sequence MNDLPDGFASAIYDAPLAVRVEVDGRYLADAMVVLDRHDRVTLTQMMAGAESTIPLERRNEYEAVLRRGLTLGTCSGLDCRAGIVRSAFGLADSKLALFTDRGAADAASATYLTPPARGSGGAVLSHGLSLVSDPGGGASSLNYDLSISSNLGSWTAYSDLQVIYEHYRSFGGFGGDQWRKYLNDAYLQREFHGYYARAGIFAPDNSTDQGNLAPLPYAGADTIAGFSIGSSDTLLRSDRHASMIPLTVNANRAGRVEIYKDGRMLATRVVQPGVTELPTEDLPNGIYTVEVRLYEGNQLVSSMPESIYKPTNWNGRSRWRFRVYGGRRFAPWDGAFDDTGRGDWAGGAQLGYLLTPRLRGGVTVSYQGDDTPVGLFVDYQFNDSARLYVNPYYSSRRGSGFEVQGTLRAGTASLAVTHRYAQVKYSRRVRTYDGSPLPVYTDISRYSSVVGSWQVNEHNRLSTSLRFDHVHAQHTIDLSFYRDLVTHGGTQIQAFVSLYDRPAAWSGHDIRQREHGVMIGLTGTFGRGSDQFNVSTGAGRTAAGLDRSVNLGYQHNFAHGAVQSIDVAGNYARGGSSATASARFSARHLSGDGYVQYATGSGDASLGLNLRSTTAIGGWAIGEAASDLGAARSAVVLDVGADGAALPAGLVARMSDGQFVTLHAGRNLVAVDPYRTAHLSFDQLDGKTGGVRFRPESMSVQLYPGGVVHRKLDAIRTITVVGRVVDANGRPRTGIRIVNHAGQAWPESDGVFTMEVSRQQPTIEIFDGGRDVCHVDLRHRIVRPDASGVAVLGDLTCR encoded by the coding sequence ATGAACGATCTGCCCGACGGTTTCGCGAGCGCGATCTATGACGCGCCGCTGGCCGTCCGGGTAGAGGTCGACGGTCGCTACCTGGCCGACGCGATGGTGGTGCTGGATCGCCACGATCGCGTCACGCTCACGCAGATGATGGCGGGCGCCGAGAGCACGATCCCGCTCGAGCGGCGCAACGAGTACGAGGCCGTGCTGCGCCGCGGCCTCACGCTCGGTACCTGCTCGGGGCTCGACTGCCGCGCCGGCATCGTGCGCAGCGCGTTCGGCCTCGCGGATTCGAAGCTCGCCCTGTTCACGGACCGCGGCGCCGCCGATGCCGCCAGCGCCACCTATCTCACGCCCCCGGCGCGCGGCAGCGGCGGCGCGGTGCTCTCGCACGGCCTGTCGCTCGTGAGCGATCCGGGCGGCGGGGCGAGCAGCCTCAACTACGATCTGTCGATCTCTTCCAACCTCGGCAGCTGGACCGCCTACTCGGACCTGCAGGTGATCTACGAACACTACCGCTCGTTCGGCGGCTTCGGCGGCGACCAGTGGCGCAAGTACCTGAACGACGCCTACCTGCAGCGCGAGTTCCACGGCTACTACGCGCGCGCCGGGATTTTCGCGCCCGACAATTCGACCGACCAGGGCAACCTCGCGCCGCTGCCCTACGCCGGCGCGGACACCATCGCGGGCTTCTCGATCGGCTCGTCGGACACGCTGCTGCGCTCCGACCGGCACGCCAGCATGATCCCGCTGACCGTCAACGCGAACCGCGCCGGCCGCGTCGAGATCTACAAGGACGGCCGGATGCTGGCCACGCGGGTGGTGCAGCCCGGCGTCACCGAACTGCCCACCGAGGATCTGCCGAACGGCATCTACACGGTGGAGGTGCGGCTCTACGAGGGCAACCAGCTGGTGTCGAGCATGCCGGAGAGCATCTACAAGCCGACCAACTGGAACGGCCGCAGCCGCTGGCGGTTTCGCGTCTACGGCGGGCGCCGCTTCGCGCCGTGGGACGGTGCGTTCGACGACACCGGGCGGGGCGACTGGGCCGGCGGCGCGCAGCTCGGCTACCTGCTCACGCCACGGCTGCGCGGCGGCGTGACGGTGTCCTACCAGGGCGACGACACGCCGGTGGGCCTGTTCGTCGACTACCAGTTCAACGACAGCGCGCGGCTTTACGTGAATCCCTATTATTCGTCGCGGCGCGGCTCGGGCTTCGAGGTCCAGGGCACGCTGCGCGCGGGCACCGCGAGCCTGGCCGTCACGCACCGCTACGCGCAGGTCAAGTACAGCCGCCGCGTGCGGACCTACGACGGCAGCCCGCTGCCGGTCTACACCGACATCTCGCGCTACAGCAGCGTGGTCGGCTCGTGGCAGGTCAACGAGCACAACCGCCTGAGCACGAGCCTGCGGTTCGATCACGTCCATGCCCAGCACACCATCGACCTGTCGTTCTATCGCGATCTCGTGACCCACGGCGGCACGCAGATCCAGGCGTTCGTGAGCCTGTACGACCGGCCGGCCGCGTGGAGCGGCCACGACATCCGCCAGCGCGAGCACGGCGTGATGATCGGCCTGACCGGCACGTTCGGGCGCGGCAGCGACCAGTTCAACGTCAGCACGGGCGCGGGCCGCACGGCGGCCGGTCTCGACCGCTCGGTCAACCTCGGCTACCAGCACAACTTCGCGCACGGCGCCGTGCAGTCGATCGACGTCGCCGGCAACTATGCGCGCGGCGGCAGCTCGGCCACGGCGTCGGCGCGCTTCTCGGCGCGTCACCTTAGCGGCGACGGCTACGTGCAGTACGCGACCGGCAGCGGCGACGCCTCGCTGGGCCTGAACCTGCGCAGCACCACGGCGATCGGCGGCTGGGCGATCGGCGAGGCGGCCTCGGACCTCGGCGCCGCGCGCTCGGCGGTGGTGCTCGACGTCGGCGCCGATGGTGCCGCGCTGCCCGCCGGCCTGGTGGCGCGCATGAGCGACGGGCAGTTCGTGACGCTGCATGCGGGGCGCAACCTGGTGGCGGTCGATCCGTATCGCACCGCCCACCTGAGCTTCGACCAGCTCGACGGCAAGACGGGCGGGGTGCGTTTCCGGCCCGAATCGATGTCGGTGCAGCTGTATCCGGGCGGGGTGGTGCATCGCAAGCTCGACGCGATCCGCACCATCACGGTGGTGGGGCGCGTCGTCGATGCGAACGGCCGGCCGCGCACCGGCATCCGCATCGTCAATCACGCCGGCCAGGCCTGGCCGGAAAGCGACGGCGTGTTCACGATGGAGGTGAGCCGGCAGCAGCCCACCATCGAGATCTTCGACGGCGGGCGCGATGTCTGCCACGTCGACCTGCGCCACCGGATCGTGCGGCCCGACGCGAGCGGGGTGGCCGTGCTGGGAGACCTGACATGTCGATGA
- a CDS encoding NAD(P)-dependent oxidoreductase produces MTQVFVSHPRHMLDHYFGARAAAALRAVASVRFNDAERELSTDELIAAARDAEVIIGYRQTPAPRALFAALPKLLAFVRCAVDIRTVDVAAASEHGVLVTQASAGFVPAVSEWVIGAMLDLARSTSAYAASYRRGEPPVPRMGRELRGATLGVIGYGQIARYLCELALAFGMRVVVADPFATVTDLRMHQVELDALLGEADFVVCLAPATPDTRNLMDARAFAAMKPDALFINAARGELVDEAALLAALDAGRLAGAALDVGRAADQMPSPALAAHPRVLATPHVGGLTPGAIEHQSLETVAQTEALLQGRIPAGAVNAAQARRLAQRHPASAALAGAPEPTR; encoded by the coding sequence ATGACCCAGGTATTCGTGAGCCATCCGCGCCACATGCTCGACCATTATTTCGGCGCGCGTGCGGCCGCCGCGCTGCGCGCCGTCGCCAGCGTCCGGTTCAACGACGCCGAGCGCGAACTGAGCACCGACGAGCTGATCGCCGCCGCGCGCGACGCCGAGGTGATCATCGGCTACCGGCAGACGCCCGCGCCGCGCGCGCTGTTCGCCGCGCTGCCGAAGCTGCTCGCGTTCGTGCGCTGCGCGGTGGACATCCGCACCGTCGACGTGGCGGCCGCGAGCGAACACGGCGTGCTCGTCACGCAGGCGAGCGCCGGCTTCGTGCCGGCCGTCAGCGAATGGGTGATCGGCGCGATGCTCGACCTCGCGCGCTCGACCAGCGCCTACGCGGCCAGCTACCGGCGCGGCGAGCCGCCGGTGCCGCGCATGGGCCGCGAGCTGCGCGGCGCCACGCTCGGCGTGATCGGCTACGGACAGATCGCGCGCTATCTGTGCGAGCTGGCGCTCGCGTTCGGCATGCGCGTGGTGGTGGCCGATCCGTTCGCCACCGTCACCGACCTGCGCATGCACCAGGTCGAACTCGACGCGCTGCTCGGCGAGGCCGACTTCGTGGTCTGCCTGGCGCCCGCCACGCCCGACACGCGCAACCTGATGGACGCGCGCGCGTTCGCGGCGATGAAGCCCGACGCGCTGTTCATCAACGCGGCGCGCGGCGAGCTGGTGGACGAGGCCGCGCTGCTCGCCGCGCTCGACGCCGGCCGGCTGGCCGGGGCCGCGCTCGACGTGGGCCGCGCCGCCGACCAGATGCCGTCGCCGGCGCTGGCCGCGCATCCGCGCGTGCTGGCCACGCCGCACGTGGGCGGCCTCACGCCCGGCGCGATCGAGCACCAGTCGCTCGAAACCGTCGCGCAGACCGAGGCGCTGCTGCAAGGGCGCATCCCGGCCGGCGCGGTGAACGCGGCGCAGGCGCGGCGGCTCGCGCAGCGTCATCCCGCCTCCGCCGCCCTGGCCGGCGCGCCGGAGCCGACACGATGA
- a CDS encoding TRAP transporter large permease subunit, with product MSALPTPSGRAAAAAPGFGETTRLARGLGCLLRGIEHFCAAVLAADVAVVFISVIYRYFLHDPVDWAEEVAGALMIVLVFCGAATVLARSQHVGVDLFRGLLPARWQPALVQLGHWVIAGVAGNLCVSSCLLLVDSYGQMTPSGLPAWIDVYPLVAGSAFMAIFALANALNGPRATVLGTFLGGVLAAAAVVAWNAFVPGHALSPGLLLAAGFFGGLLLGVPIGFVLALSALLYFLADPSLPMLVYAQQVMAGTDHFVLLAIPFFVLAGLLMETNGMSSRLIELLLRLFGRVRGGLGLITIIATAFFSGVSGSKLADIAAVGGVVMPAVRQSGEDPDEAAALLACSAVMAETIPPCVNMIIMGFVANISIAGLFLAGVVPAVVLAVALAVVAVIAGRRIDVAAALPNPRHWLPLAGGALVALVMIAMIGKGVTSGIATSTEVSAFAVVYALLVGWLAFRELTPRSIVRVFVRSASMASSILFIVAAASSVSFALTVEQIPALVSDSMIAFAHQYGPTLFVLLSVLLMIVFGAVLEGAPALIIFGPLLTPIATQLGIDPLHFGTVIVVAMGLGLFAPPVGLGLFATCAITGTDVKAVARPMLKYLVVLCAALVVLILVPSFSLWLPNRFGL from the coding sequence ATGAGCGCCCTGCCCACCCCGTCGGGCCGGGCCGCGGCCGCCGCGCCCGGCTTCGGCGAGACCACCCGGCTCGCGCGCGGCCTCGGCTGCCTGCTGCGCGGCATCGAACATTTCTGCGCGGCGGTACTGGCCGCCGACGTCGCCGTGGTGTTCATCTCGGTGATCTACCGCTACTTCCTGCACGACCCGGTGGACTGGGCCGAGGAGGTGGCGGGCGCGCTGATGATCGTGCTGGTGTTCTGCGGCGCGGCCACCGTGCTCGCGCGCAGCCAGCACGTGGGCGTGGACCTGTTCCGCGGCCTGCTGCCGGCGCGCTGGCAGCCCGCGCTGGTGCAGCTCGGCCACTGGGTGATCGCGGGCGTGGCGGGCAACCTCTGCGTGTCGTCGTGCCTGCTGCTGGTCGATTCCTACGGCCAGATGACGCCGAGCGGGCTGCCGGCCTGGATCGACGTCTATCCGCTGGTGGCCGGCAGCGCGTTCATGGCGATCTTCGCGCTCGCCAACGCGCTGAACGGCCCGCGCGCCACGGTGCTCGGCACCTTCCTCGGCGGCGTGCTGGCCGCCGCCGCGGTGGTGGCCTGGAACGCGTTCGTACCCGGCCACGCGCTCTCGCCGGGGCTGCTGCTGGCGGCGGGCTTCTTCGGCGGGCTGCTGCTCGGCGTGCCGATCGGCTTCGTGCTGGCGCTCTCGGCGCTGCTCTACTTCCTCGCCGATCCGTCGCTGCCGATGCTGGTCTACGCGCAGCAGGTGATGGCCGGCACCGACCACTTCGTGCTGCTGGCGATCCCGTTCTTCGTGCTGGCCGGCCTGCTGATGGAAACCAACGGCATGTCCTCGCGCCTGATCGAGCTGCTGTTGCGGCTGTTCGGGCGCGTGCGCGGCGGCCTCGGCCTGATCACCATCATCGCCACGGCGTTCTTCTCGGGCGTGTCGGGCTCGAAGCTGGCCGACATCGCCGCGGTGGGCGGCGTGGTGATGCCGGCGGTGCGCCAGAGCGGCGAGGATCCGGACGAGGCCGCCGCGCTGCTGGCCTGCAGCGCGGTGATGGCCGAGACCATCCCGCCCTGTGTGAACATGATCATCATGGGCTTCGTGGCCAACATCTCGATCGCCGGACTGTTCCTGGCGGGCGTGGTGCCGGCCGTGGTGCTGGCGGTGGCGCTGGCCGTGGTGGCCGTGATCGCCGGGCGCCGCATCGACGTGGCCGCCGCGCTGCCGAACCCGCGCCACTGGCTGCCGCTGGCGGGCGGCGCGCTGGTCGCGCTGGTGATGATCGCGATGATCGGCAAGGGCGTGACCTCGGGCATCGCCACCTCCACCGAGGTGTCGGCGTTCGCGGTGGTCTACGCGCTGCTGGTGGGCTGGCTCGCGTTCCGCGAACTCACGCCGCGCTCGATCGTGCGCGTGTTCGTGCGCTCGGCGTCGATGGCCAGCAGCATCCTGTTCATCGTCGCGGCGGCGTCCAGCGTCTCGTTCGCGCTGACCGTCGAGCAGATCCCGGCACTGGTGTCCGATTCGATGATCGCGTTCGCGCATCAGTACGGGCCGACCCTGTTCGTGCTGCTCTCGGTGCTGCTGATGATCGTGTTCGGCGCGGTGCTCGAGGGCGCGCCCGCGCTGATCATCTTCGGGCCGCTGCTCACGCCGATCGCCACCCAGCTCGGCATCGATCCGCTGCACTTCGGCACCGTGATCGTGGTGGCGATGGGGCTCGGCCTGTTCGCGCCGCCCGTCGGGCTCGGCCTGTTCGCCACCTGCGCGATCACCGGCACCGACGTGAAGGCGGTGGCGCGCCCCATGCTCAAGTATCTGGTGGTACTGTGCGCCGCTTTGGTGGTACTGATTCTGGTGCCGTCGTTTTCATTGTGGTTGCCGAACCGCTTCGGCCTGTAG
- a CDS encoding CS1 type fimbrial major subunit, with the protein MLSKLAFQSLVAASVAAVGIAHADTVQQNIQLRATVPSGTSYVKAVGGWPADAVDFVYDQNTQKLRNPPVIGLRMRNNMGTGPGAGGVILASLSYPIVLSDGVATDDLPVQASISGSALTKPVVLSTTGQQIYNDKAGAEVDGALTLHVQDDAKLNPGQSYQGTAALVFDFQPAPAQ; encoded by the coding sequence ATGCTTAGCAAGCTCGCTTTCCAGTCCCTGGTCGCCGCGTCCGTCGCCGCAGTCGGCATCGCGCACGCCGACACGGTGCAGCAGAACATCCAGCTGCGCGCCACGGTGCCGTCCGGCACGTCCTACGTGAAGGCGGTGGGCGGTTGGCCGGCCGATGCGGTGGACTTCGTCTACGACCAGAACACGCAGAAGCTGCGCAACCCGCCCGTGATCGGCCTGCGCATGCGCAACAACATGGGCACGGGCCCCGGCGCCGGGGGCGTGATTCTGGCCAGCCTCTCGTACCCGATCGTGCTCAGCGACGGCGTGGCCACCGACGATCTGCCCGTGCAGGCCTCGATCAGCGGCAGCGCGCTGACGAAGCCGGTCGTGCTGAGCACGACCGGGCAGCAGATCTACAACGACAAGGCCGGCGCGGAAGTGGACGGCGCGCTGACGCTGCACGTGCAGGACGACGCGAAGCTGAATCCGGGCCAGTCCTATCAGGGCACGGCCGCGCTCGTGTTCGACTTCCAGCCGGCGCCGGCGCAGTAA
- a CDS encoding TRAP transporter substrate-binding protein, with protein sequence MQSISRRRFLQTASAASLATAGLGLAGLARADAPVALRLSSSMPANENAAHYVWYQDLAANLKASVGDRIRIDFFPNNQLGKESDVVQQVKVGAVDMMVAGSSIWATALPELGMLDLGYLFDGFDHVGRAMDGPVGASFDKLLQQRAGCSIITWGYSFGGRNVFTKKPVHSLAELKGMKLRVLPTPAFMDTFRLMGAVPTPIPVGELYMAAQTGVVDGFEHDCATVLASKFDEVVKSCWQTQHVFSPIVVTMGRRALAKLPADLRGPFQAAVQDATRKQRQTAIQTAANAEQELRKRGMSFAPMSAADRDAVRREMQAKLYASFAKQYPATAPLFPAIVAARG encoded by the coding sequence ATGCAGTCGATTTCGAGAAGACGCTTCCTCCAGACCGCCTCGGCGGCCTCGCTCGCCACGGCGGGCCTCGGCCTCGCGGGCCTCGCACGCGCCGACGCGCCGGTCGCGCTGCGGCTGTCCTCGTCGATGCCGGCCAACGAGAACGCCGCGCACTACGTCTGGTACCAGGATCTGGCCGCGAACCTGAAGGCGAGCGTCGGCGACCGGATCCGCATCGACTTCTTCCCGAACAACCAGCTCGGCAAGGAAAGCGACGTGGTCCAGCAGGTCAAGGTGGGCGCCGTGGACATGATGGTGGCGGGCTCGTCGATCTGGGCCACCGCGCTGCCCGAGCTCGGCATGCTCGATCTCGGCTACCTGTTCGACGGTTTCGACCACGTCGGCCGCGCCATGGACGGCCCGGTCGGCGCGAGCTTCGACAAGCTGCTGCAGCAGCGCGCGGGCTGCTCGATCATCACCTGGGGCTACTCGTTCGGCGGGCGCAACGTGTTCACCAAGAAGCCGGTCCACTCGCTGGCCGAGCTCAAGGGCATGAAGCTGCGCGTGCTGCCCACGCCGGCCTTCATGGACACGTTCCGGCTGATGGGCGCGGTACCCACCCCGATTCCGGTCGGTGAGCTCTACATGGCCGCGCAGACCGGCGTGGTGGACGGCTTCGAGCACGACTGCGCGACCGTGCTGGCGAGCAAGTTCGACGAGGTGGTGAAGTCGTGCTGGCAGACCCAGCACGTGTTCAGCCCGATCGTCGTGACGATGGGCCGCCGCGCCCTGGCGAAGCTCCCGGCGGACCTGCGCGGCCCGTTCCAGGCGGCCGTGCAGGACGCCACCCGCAAGCAGCGCCAGACCGCGATCCAGACCGCCGCGAACGCCGAACAGGAGCTGAGGAAGCGCGGCATGAGCTTCGCGCCGATGTCGGCGGCCGACCGCGACGCGGTGCGCCGCGAGATGCAGGCGAAGCTCTACGCGAGCTTCGCGAAGCAGTATCCGGCCACCGCGCCGCTGTTCCCGGCGATCGTCGCCGCGCGGGGCTGA
- a CDS encoding amidohydrolase family protein has translation MSAPPRFDGACDCHVHVYEAGYPLAASATFVPPPAPASACREMQRALGLSRVVVVQPTGYGFDNRCTLAAIAELGDGARGVAVVPPEVGDAELERLHAGGIRGVRFMMLPGGLLPWDALPALAARIAPLGWHIDLQLDGHTLPQHEAQLAQLPARLVIDHLGKFLGPLAPDGAALAALDRLLDGPRCWVKLSAPYESSRDGPPAYDDRAWLARHLAERHPERCLWASNWPHPNVKPVPDDARLLDWAMGCIDDDAVRRRILVDNPAELYGFGAA, from the coding sequence ATGAGCGCGCCGCCGCGATTCGACGGCGCCTGCGACTGCCACGTCCACGTATACGAAGCCGGCTATCCGCTGGCCGCGAGCGCGACCTTCGTGCCGCCGCCCGCGCCCGCCTCGGCCTGCCGCGAGATGCAGCGCGCGCTCGGCCTGTCGCGCGTGGTGGTGGTGCAGCCGACCGGCTATGGCTTCGACAATCGCTGCACGCTCGCCGCGATCGCCGAACTCGGCGACGGCGCGCGCGGCGTGGCGGTGGTGCCGCCCGAGGTCGGGGATGCCGAACTGGAGCGGCTGCACGCGGGCGGGATTCGCGGCGTGCGCTTCATGATGCTGCCCGGCGGGCTGCTGCCGTGGGACGCGCTGCCGGCGCTGGCCGCGCGCATCGCGCCGCTCGGCTGGCACATCGACCTGCAGCTCGACGGCCATACGCTGCCGCAACACGAGGCGCAGCTCGCGCAGCTGCCGGCGCGGCTCGTGATCGATCATCTCGGCAAGTTCCTCGGGCCGCTCGCGCCCGACGGCGCGGCGCTCGCCGCGCTCGACCGGCTGCTCGACGGGCCGCGCTGCTGGGTCAAGCTGTCGGCGCCCTACGAAAGCTCGCGGGACGGCCCGCCCGCCTACGACGACCGCGCCTGGCTCGCGCGCCACCTGGCCGAACGCCATCCCGAACGCTGCCTGTGGGCCTCGAACTGGCCGCATCCGAACGTGAAGCCGGTGCCCGACGACGCGCGGCTGCTCGACTGGGCGATGGGCTGCATCGACGACGACGCGGTGCGCCGCCGGATCCTCGTCGACAATCCGGCCGAGCTGTACGGGTTCGGGGCGGCGTGA